One region of Trinickia violacea genomic DNA includes:
- a CDS encoding single-stranded DNA-binding protein, with the protein MASVNKVILVGNLGADPEVRYLPSGDAVANIRLATTDRYKDKQSGEFKEMTEWHRIAFFGRLAEIVNEYLKKGSSVYIEGRLRTRKYQGQDGTERYSTEIVADQMQMLGGRGGSSGGGDDGGYSRGEPSERGGGRVAGGGAARSAGGGGSSGSSRPSAPAGGGFDEMDDDIPF; encoded by the coding sequence ATGGCATCCGTCAACAAGGTCATTCTCGTCGGCAATCTCGGCGCCGATCCTGAAGTGCGTTATCTGCCGAGCGGGGACGCCGTCGCAAACATCCGCCTCGCGACCACCGATCGCTACAAGGACAAGCAGTCCGGCGAATTCAAGGAAATGACCGAGTGGCACCGCATTGCGTTCTTCGGCCGTCTGGCCGAGATCGTGAACGAATACTTGAAGAAGGGCTCGTCGGTTTATATCGAAGGCCGCTTGCGTACGCGCAAGTACCAGGGCCAGGACGGCACGGAACGCTACTCGACGGAAATCGTCGCTGACCAGATGCAGATGCTCGGCGGCCGTGGCGGTTCGAGCGGCGGCGGTGACGACGGCGGCTACAGCCGTGGCGAACCGTCCGAGCGCGGCGGTGGCCGCGTGGCTGGCGGCGGTGCGGCACGCAGCGCTGGTGGTGGCGGTTCGAGCGGTTCGAGCCGTCCGAGCGCGCCGGCAGGCGGCGGGTTCGACGAGATGGATGACGATATTCCGTTCTGA